In Streptomyces sp. SN-593, a single genomic region encodes these proteins:
- a CDS encoding MarR family winged helix-turn-helix transcriptional regulator — MANSDTQAAAAVSGAAERAADGPDSGAAPATLLLDDQLCFALYAASRAVTARYRPLLDALGLTYPQYLVMLVLWEHEAVAVKELGAALQLDYGTLTPLLKRLEANGLVRRERRPDDERSVLVTLTPEGVLLRERAAEVPPAMGDAMGLDARQTAQIRDLLRRLTANVTRG; from the coding sequence ATGGCCAACAGCGACACGCAGGCGGCGGCCGCGGTGAGCGGGGCGGCCGAGCGGGCGGCGGACGGACCGGACTCCGGGGCCGCGCCCGCGACCCTGCTCCTGGACGACCAGTTGTGCTTCGCGCTCTACGCCGCTTCCCGCGCCGTCACCGCGCGCTACCGGCCGCTGCTCGACGCCCTGGGGCTGACCTACCCGCAGTACCTGGTGATGCTGGTGCTCTGGGAGCACGAAGCGGTCGCCGTGAAGGAACTCGGCGCCGCGCTCCAACTCGACTACGGCACCCTGACCCCGCTGCTGAAGCGCCTGGAGGCGAACGGGCTGGTCCGGCGCGAGCGCCGCCCCGACGACGAGCGCTCGGTGCTGGTCACCCTCACCCCCGAGGGCGTCCTGCTCCGGGAGCGGGCCGCGGAGGTGCCGCCGGCGATGGGCGACGCGATGGGCCTCGACGCGCGGCAGACCGCGCAGATCAGGGACCTGCTGCGGCGGCTGACCGCCAATGTGACGCGCGGCTGA